The following proteins come from a genomic window of Lolium rigidum isolate FL_2022 chromosome 5, APGP_CSIRO_Lrig_0.1, whole genome shotgun sequence:
- the LOC124651837 gene encoding uncharacterized protein LOC124651837, whose product MAMEFELVASQHGALLKVGLFVLVQALVYLILAQSSSVFSTTKTLGKFRPSRSLSARRMVALLSDLPLGGEPSPRAVSEEQSIVAVPVLAHQKKD is encoded by the exons ATGGCAATGGAGTTCGAACTGGTGGCGAGCCAGCACGGGGCGCTGCTCAAG GTCGGGCTGTTCGTCCTGGTGCAGGCGCTGGTGTACCTCATCCTCGCCCAGTCCTCCTCCGTCTTCTCCACCACCAAGACCCTCGGCAAGTTCCGCCCGTCGAGGTCCCTCAGTGCCCGCCGCATGGTCGCGCTGCTCTCCGACCTGCCGCTCGGCGGGGAGCCCTCGCCCCGCGCCGTCTCCGAGGAGCAGTCGATCGTGGCCGTGCCCG